In Flavobacteriales bacterium, one genomic interval encodes:
- the thiL gene encoding thiamine-phosphate kinase, whose translation MSRTELSALGEFGLIERLASRIHLTQKSSIKGIGDDAAVIDPLGLQQVITTDMLVEGVHFDLSYMPLKHLGYKAIVVNLSDVYAMNAEPHQVTVALALSNRFPVEAVDELYEGMLLACKNYGVDLIGGDTCSSTSGLILSITAIGAAEKENIVYRGGASDNDLLVVSGDLGGAYMGLQILEREKQVFKDTNSQPDLGGHDYILERQLKPEARKDITALLKELGVRPTSMIDISDGLASEAMHLARSSDLGVRIYDEKLPIDPETYKTAREFNLDPTTCALNGGEDYELLFTVAQADFEKIKGNPSLSIIGHMIDKASGYYLVDKQGGLHELRAQGWDAFLGKE comes from the coding sequence ATGTCTCGCACAGAACTTTCCGCCCTAGGCGAATTCGGTCTTATCGAGCGGTTGGCCAGCCGCATTCATCTTACTCAAAAGAGCAGCATTAAGGGCATAGGTGATGATGCCGCAGTGATCGATCCACTTGGCTTGCAGCAGGTCATCACCACGGACATGCTTGTGGAGGGTGTTCACTTCGATCTGAGCTACATGCCCTTGAAACACTTGGGATACAAAGCCATTGTTGTGAACCTTAGCGATGTGTATGCCATGAACGCAGAGCCTCATCAGGTTACGGTGGCACTGGCATTGAGCAATCGTTTTCCTGTTGAAGCGGTTGATGAGTTGTACGAAGGCATGTTGCTTGCCTGCAAGAATTACGGCGTAGATCTGATAGGCGGTGACACTTGCAGTAGCACTAGCGGATTGATCCTAAGTATTACTGCGATCGGCGCAGCGGAGAAGGAGAACATTGTTTACAGAGGCGGAGCAAGCGATAATGACCTCTTGGTCGTAAGCGGAGACCTAGGTGGTGCATACATGGGATTGCAGATCCTGGAGCGCGAGAAACAGGTCTTCAAGGACACCAACTCACAACCTGATCTTGGAGGCCACGATTACATTCTGGAACGACAACTGAAGCCGGAAGCACGCAAGGACATTACAGCGCTCTTGAAAGAGTTGGGTGTTAGACCAACAAGCATGATCGACATCAGCGATGGACTTGCTAGTGAAGCGATGCATCTTGCAAGGTCATCGGACCTTGGCGTTCGGATCTACGATGAGAAGTTACCGATCGATCCGGAGACGTACAAGACAGCGCGGGAATTCAATCTGGATCCTACAACGTGTGCGCTCAATGGTGGCGAGGATTACGAACTGCTCTTTACCGTAGCCCAAGCGGATTTCGAGAAGATCAAAGGGAATCCGAGCCTCAGTATCATAGGTCATATGATCGACAAGGCCAGTGGTTACTACTTGGTCGACAAGCAAGGTGGCCTTCACGAACTTCGTGCACAAGGGTGGGATGCGTTCCTCGGAAAGGAATAG